One Paenibacillus crassostreae DNA segment encodes these proteins:
- a CDS encoding phage tail tape measure protein has product MSRIDQNKSEINDEKWNAVSESVAATRRRLQLFRVIKYGGHGWICGLLLGLILLLAARIWSIENSIYWAIGIVGLGVIAGFMSGLLHRITTINAASIMDGSTLGNERSDMLVTALSFKDMDNVAVHWQRNQAAKYGTQFISNMRTLLPWPNQRKLWIICASMFMVVLIIAVLPNPQHKVLADAKQQEEWIKTQEKQIDELAKKLQTSKLASITKRPLQDQIEQLQKELDGQKDPNQALDQLEKKMKAMEELAKKQELKEKSLAEMAEKMRQVSQLSSLAKSLLNHSKDELQKAMSNLKNEMQKLSSAEKEKLRESLNKLEKEVPMNAENKQLKDALKQLEEALEKGDSTEQEQALQKLAEELSLAIEAKLQALEQSEAASVLSAALAQQGLGLADQMAAAGLAYSDTWSSGGSAEMLAQAGATGSASTGEPSAGQGETAGQGSTPGTGTGQGSGNGQGSGSGSGGKGTGTGSGTGSGAGLGIGGRELVTTPRLMEGKDGLQSDGGPIQGGGGDIQKGGDSQMIDGASRPYEEVYEEYAAEAKKSIGRNDLPQKMQGLVESYFTSINPNF; this is encoded by the coding sequence GTGAGTAGAATAGATCAGAACAAATCTGAAATAAACGATGAAAAATGGAATGCCGTTTCAGAATCCGTAGCTGCCACTCGAAGAAGATTGCAATTATTTCGTGTCATAAAATACGGAGGACATGGTTGGATCTGTGGGTTATTATTGGGGTTGATTTTGCTATTAGCTGCGAGAATATGGTCTATAGAAAATTCCATATATTGGGCTATAGGTATAGTGGGATTAGGTGTCATTGCCGGCTTCATGAGTGGTTTGCTCCATCGAATTACTACAATAAATGCGGCAAGCATCATGGATGGTTCAACGCTTGGTAATGAACGTAGCGATATGCTGGTGACTGCCTTATCGTTCAAGGATATGGATAACGTTGCGGTTCATTGGCAAAGAAATCAAGCAGCAAAGTATGGAACGCAGTTTATCTCTAATATGAGAACACTTCTACCCTGGCCAAACCAACGTAAGTTATGGATAATCTGTGCATCTATGTTTATGGTTGTTCTGATCATAGCCGTTCTTCCGAATCCACAACATAAAGTACTCGCAGATGCCAAACAACAAGAGGAATGGATTAAGACACAGGAGAAACAAATTGATGAGTTGGCTAAGAAATTACAGACTTCTAAACTAGCTTCCATCACCAAACGACCTCTTCAAGATCAAATAGAGCAATTGCAGAAGGAATTAGATGGACAGAAGGATCCTAATCAAGCTCTTGATCAATTGGAGAAAAAGATGAAGGCCATGGAGGAATTGGCCAAGAAACAGGAACTGAAGGAAAAATCTTTAGCTGAAATGGCTGAGAAAATGCGACAGGTCTCTCAATTGTCTTCACTTGCTAAAAGTTTATTAAATCATAGTAAAGATGAACTTCAGAAAGCGATGAGTAATCTAAAGAATGAAATGCAGAAGCTTTCTTCTGCAGAAAAAGAAAAATTACGAGAATCATTAAATAAGCTTGAAAAAGAAGTACCCATGAATGCTGAGAATAAGCAACTGAAGGATGCCTTGAAACAATTAGAAGAAGCGTTAGAAAAAGGTGATTCTACAGAACAAGAGCAAGCTTTACAAAAGCTAGCAGAGGAATTGTCATTAGCCATTGAAGCGAAGTTACAAGCTTTGGAGCAATCAGAAGCAGCCTCTGTACTCAGTGCAGCGTTAGCACAACAGGGTTTAGGATTGGCCGATCAGATGGCAGCTGCAGGACTTGCCTATTCGGATACATGGAGTAGTGGAGGTAGTGCGGAGATGCTAGCTCAGGCTGGAGCGACTGGAAGTGCTAGTACGGGTGAACCTAGTGCAGGACAAGGGGAAACTGCAGGACAAGGAAGTACACCAGGAACAGGTACTGGCCAGGGAAGTGGCAATGGTCAAGGTAGTGGTTCAGGGTCAGGAGGTAAAGGGACTGGAACCGGCTCTGGTACTGGTTCAGGGGCAGGATTAGGAATAGGCGGACGTGAATTAGTGACTACCCCACGTTTAATGGAAGGGAAAGATGGGCTACAAAGTGATGGGGGTCCAATTCAAGGTGGAGGCGGAGACATACAGAAGGGCGGGGACTCACAGATGATCGATGGTGCAAGTCGTCCATATGAAGAAGTGTATGAAGAGTACGCAGCAGAAGCGAAGAAATCGATTGGACGGAACGATCTGCCACAGAAAATGCAGGGGCTTGTAGAAAGCTATTTCACATCAATTAATCCGAACTTTTAA
- a CDS encoding ABC transporter permease, with product MNWSKKLINPVLDKEIRLRMRTPRAMLSVLSYILVLGFIAMGFIYITMYLNNSNGGTQQFNSGMSQMMFYVLSFAQLLMIAFMAPALTAGVISSEREKQTLSMLLTTQQSSMTIILSKLLSSLGFMALIVIATLPVYSIVFLFGGISPSQLVSLFLFYLFVMLLLGSLGVMFSTIFKRTIISIIVTYSVGIFIFLITGLLYLFLISMWQGNYGGSVAAPTFSWVGFILGLNPAGAMLSLFDPTFSKTIFYVRGSTINTEAPMQLWVEFVLVYTVVIIGSLWVSIRSIRPVRRRKKHKVVEERNEPNGEILTDLDNIN from the coding sequence ATGAACTGGAGCAAGAAATTGATAAATCCAGTACTTGATAAGGAAATTAGACTGAGAATGCGCACACCACGTGCGATGTTATCTGTACTGAGCTATATATTAGTATTAGGTTTTATAGCAATGGGTTTTATATATATCACGATGTATCTAAATAATAGCAATGGTGGAACACAACAATTCAATTCAGGTATGAGCCAGATGATGTTCTATGTACTCAGCTTTGCCCAATTGTTGATGATTGCATTTATGGCTCCCGCGTTGACCGCTGGGGTAATCAGCAGTGAGCGTGAAAAACAAACTTTGAGTATGCTTCTAACAACACAGCAGAGCTCAATGACGATTATTCTTAGTAAGTTGTTGTCTTCACTTGGCTTTATGGCATTGATCGTTATTGCAACCTTACCTGTGTATAGCATTGTGTTTTTATTCGGCGGAATTTCACCAAGTCAGTTAGTTTCATTATTTCTATTCTATTTGTTCGTGATGTTATTGCTGGGTTCATTGGGAGTTATGTTCTCTACAATATTTAAAAGAACGATTATTTCTATCATTGTTACATATAGTGTGGGAATATTTATTTTTCTAATTACGGGTCTGCTATATTTGTTCCTGATTAGTATGTGGCAAGGGAATTATGGAGGTTCGGTGGCAGCTCCTACTTTTTCATGGGTTGGATTTATATTAGGGCTAAATCCTGCGGGAGCTATGTTAAGTTTATTCGATCCTACATTCTCCAAAACGATTTTCTATGTACGAGGATCAACGATTAATACAGAAGCTCCAATGCAACTATGGGTTGAGTTCGTTCTTGTATATACCGTTGTTATCATCGGGTCATTATGGGTTAGTATTCGCTCGATCCGTCCAGTACGAAGGAGAAAGAAGCATAAGGTTGTCGAAGAAAGAAACGAGCCTAATGGTGAGATATTAACTGATTTAGACAATATAAACTAA
- a CDS encoding ABC transporter ATP-binding protein — MIEISHLSKRYGNFDALKDINLAISKGTVFGFVGPNGAGKSTTMSILATLALPTSGTAKIDGYDVTEYPKEVRKRIGYMPDFFGVYDQLKTTEYLHFYGASYHIPRNEREKLIPQLLDLVNLSDKQDSYVDSLSRGMKQRLCLARCLVHDPDVLILDEPASGLDPRARIEMREILKELKLMGKTIIISSHILPELAEMVDQIGVIEHGVMVAQGKVSDIQNRLRVKKILHIRTMEREEELANRLRDEPHVSGVLGDNTGVHVHFSGGEEEQVRLLQQMISWGFPVTSFHEAQTNLEDVFLEITKGGLEQ; from the coding sequence ATGATAGAAATCTCACATCTTAGTAAGAGATACGGTAATTTTGATGCGTTGAAGGATATCAATCTCGCCATTTCTAAAGGGACAGTCTTCGGTTTTGTAGGTCCGAATGGTGCAGGTAAGTCAACGACGATGTCCATTCTAGCAACACTAGCTCTTCCAACATCTGGAACGGCTAAGATTGATGGCTATGATGTAACAGAATATCCGAAGGAAGTACGGAAAAGAATCGGTTATATGCCTGACTTTTTTGGAGTATACGATCAGCTAAAGACGACGGAATATTTGCATTTCTATGGAGCAAGTTATCATATTCCGCGTAATGAACGAGAAAAACTCATTCCGCAATTGCTAGATCTGGTGAATTTAAGCGATAAGCAGGATAGCTATGTAGATAGTCTTTCCAGAGGGATGAAACAACGACTATGCTTAGCTCGTTGTCTAGTACATGATCCAGATGTATTGATTCTTGATGAACCAGCATCGGGTCTTGATCCACGTGCACGCATTGAGATGCGAGAAATATTAAAAGAACTGAAATTAATGGGGAAAACAATTATTATTTCCTCACACATCTTACCCGAACTAGCCGAAATGGTGGATCAGATCGGTGTTATAGAGCATGGAGTAATGGTTGCTCAAGGAAAAGTATCCGATATTCAAAATCGCCTTCGTGTTAAGAAAATATTGCATATTCGTACGATGGAAAGAGAAGAAGAGTTAGCTAATCGTCTTCGTGATGAACCCCATGTAAGTGGAGTGCTTGGTGATAACACGGGTGTGCACGTTCATTTCAGCGGTGGAGAAGAAGAACAAGTTCGCTTACTTCAACAAATGATTTCTTGGGGATTCCCGGTTACATCCTTCCATGAAGCTCAGACGAACTTAGAAGATGTATTCTTAGAGATTACAAAAGGAGGGCTGGAACAATGA
- a CDS encoding DUF7408 domain-containing protein has translation MFIHTSYIRKLILPILALMVLLQAYIIPSAIHADGPSITIKTEYGYKGKVKNGKWNPVKITLTSDKDISGDIVIETTDNYTGAASYVQHVELPQNTPKEVVIAIPGMFYSKDNNQIKFYQGSVENGKYIGFKSGTPYLQGNPGYGAIIGVLSDDPDTMNFMNVLRGDGYNLDVVSMEPTSIPEDPMLLDSLDVIVINGFSSDTLSELQINGISGWVKSGGTLVLAGGAGYPKTASAFAELSPIQYEGTFSVSELPQLASLGENPLNLNDGFTLSNGQPLEGSQVLYHTDDKPLFVTRPVEQGNVLYAAYDLAMAPIASWNGHPKVWSFLLKDDLTLTTNQNGMMSPTNQLSNLGHILNYFPSLKMPAFSGLVWMLLIYLVVVAPVLYLVLRKVDKREWAWWIIPLMAIIASATVYMVGSSDKTKELAHTINILELNGSGSSNTTSATAFFTPRSGDYTLEFPENTHVRLQRDNSGFGGNQADSSFIEVGSEETAVNLLNMPQWSLAKLWTQQSDNQQVGALNVEISLNDKGNIEGQIMNETTSDLTRVVLVIGGKVYELGDLGKNKKTEILATTVGKSMNMMGGNLGSLLYPYTNTGNNNEFNRERDLLMQYAPSTSWYTKGSYIIAWSDDPMTTYTHEGKAISSNQLNLWAQPVTVELIQNDVINIPFGYIVPTMSQVSAGFLNQDPNGMVNMSQGTISFEYALPQLDQGAAYEELTLRGMSVGQNTEFKIWNAKKMDWEVVEWKSGGYTINTDVEQYVMNGTMLRMMVSAQNETSFALPDLRLKGKVKP, from the coding sequence TTGTTTATTCATACCAGCTATATTAGAAAGTTGATTCTGCCGATCTTGGCACTAATGGTTCTACTTCAAGCTTATATCATTCCAAGTGCTATTCATGCGGATGGTCCTTCCATCACGATCAAGACGGAATATGGGTATAAGGGAAAGGTCAAGAATGGTAAGTGGAATCCTGTAAAGATAACTTTAACAAGTGATAAAGATATTTCAGGAGATATTGTTATAGAGACGACAGATAATTATACGGGCGCTGCATCCTATGTTCAACATGTGGAACTTCCTCAGAACACACCTAAGGAAGTTGTTATTGCGATCCCTGGAATGTTCTATTCCAAGGATAATAATCAAATTAAATTCTATCAAGGTTCCGTTGAGAATGGGAAATACATAGGTTTTAAATCGGGTACGCCATATCTCCAAGGAAACCCTGGATATGGTGCAATTATTGGCGTATTATCTGATGATCCAGATACGATGAATTTCATGAACGTACTTCGAGGTGATGGGTATAATCTCGATGTTGTATCTATGGAACCGACGAGTATTCCAGAAGATCCGATGTTACTTGATAGCCTGGATGTCATAGTCATTAACGGATTCTCATCAGATACACTAAGTGAGTTGCAGATCAATGGAATATCTGGTTGGGTAAAGTCAGGTGGAACATTGGTTCTCGCGGGTGGAGCGGGATATCCCAAGACAGCCTCAGCATTTGCAGAGTTATCTCCTATTCAATATGAGGGTACCTTTTCGGTATCGGAACTTCCGCAACTAGCATCGCTAGGAGAAAATCCTCTCAATTTAAATGATGGATTTACGTTATCGAATGGACAACCTTTAGAAGGTAGTCAGGTTTTATATCATACTGACGATAAGCCACTATTTGTGACACGTCCAGTTGAGCAAGGTAACGTCTTATATGCAGCATATGATCTAGCTATGGCACCCATTGCTTCATGGAATGGACATCCAAAAGTGTGGTCTTTTCTATTAAAGGATGATCTCACTCTAACGACTAATCAGAATGGGATGATGTCTCCAACGAACCAATTAAGTAATCTTGGACATATTCTAAATTACTTCCCTTCTCTCAAAATGCCTGCTTTTAGCGGGTTAGTCTGGATGTTATTGATATACTTAGTGGTTGTTGCACCTGTATTGTATTTGGTATTGAGAAAGGTAGATAAACGAGAGTGGGCATGGTGGATAATACCGCTGATGGCTATTATCGCTAGCGCTACAGTGTATATGGTTGGTTCCTCAGATAAGACTAAAGAATTGGCTCATACGATAAATATACTTGAATTGAATGGTAGTGGTAGTTCAAATACGACGAGTGCTACAGCTTTCTTTACACCTAGGAGTGGAGATTATACCCTTGAATTTCCTGAGAATACACATGTGAGATTACAACGTGATAACAGTGGATTTGGTGGTAATCAAGCGGATAGTAGCTTTATAGAAGTTGGAAGTGAAGAGACCGCAGTGAATCTATTAAATATGCCACAATGGTCACTTGCAAAGTTATGGACACAACAGAGCGATAATCAACAGGTTGGGGCTTTGAACGTAGAGATATCCCTTAACGATAAGGGGAATATTGAAGGACAGATTATGAATGAAACAACAAGTGATCTAACTCGAGTTGTACTTGTCATTGGCGGAAAAGTATATGAGTTAGGGGATCTTGGTAAAAACAAGAAAACGGAGATTCTTGCAACGACAGTAGGGAAAAGTATGAACATGATGGGAGGGAATCTTGGATCTCTTCTATATCCGTACACGAACACCGGTAATAATAATGAGTTCAATCGTGAACGAGATTTATTGATGCAATATGCACCGTCTACTTCATGGTATACAAAAGGCTCATACATTATTGCATGGAGTGATGATCCAATGACAACTTATACGCATGAAGGGAAAGCGATCTCCAGCAATCAATTGAATTTATGGGCACAGCCTGTAACAGTTGAGCTGATTCAAAATGATGTGATAAATATTCCATTTGGTTATATTGTACCAACGATGTCGCAGGTGAGTGCTGGGTTCTTGAACCAAGATCCGAATGGAATGGTCAATATGTCGCAAGGGACGATTTCATTTGAATATGCTCTACCACAGCTAGATCAGGGTGCAGCCTATGAAGAATTAACTCTTAGAGGAATGAGTGTTGGACAAAATACAGAATTCAAAATATGGAATGCGAAAAAGATGGATTGGGAAGTTGTAGAATGGAAAAGTGGTGGCTACACCATAAATACGGATGTAGAACAATATGTCATGAATGGAACAATGTTGAGAATGATGGTATCTGCCCAGAATGAAACTTCATTTGCGTTACCGGATTTAAGACTGAAAGGAAAGGTGAAACCATGA
- the purU gene encoding formyltetrahydrofolate deformylase, with translation MDIHINKNLTLTENPYKERARMLISCPDGPGIVAAVSYFLHQHGANIVQSDQYTMDPEGGMFFMRIEFDLSDLDQKFVELKGKFQEVATKFAMNWQIHNVSRKKRMAIFVSKEDHCLVELLWQWQAGDLDGEIAMVISNHPDMKDYVESFGIPYHMIPVTADTKKEAEQRQLEVIGDDIDVIILARYMQIISPTFIQRYRNRIINIHHSFLPAFVGGKPYAQAYQRGVKIIGATAHYVTEELDGGPIIEQDVQRVSHRDDVRELKRIGRTIERVVLARAVKWHIEDRILVHENKTVVFN, from the coding sequence ATGGATATTCATATCAATAAAAATTTAACCTTAACAGAGAATCCCTATAAAGAACGTGCACGGATGTTGATCTCCTGTCCAGATGGTCCGGGGATTGTTGCAGCAGTATCATACTTTCTACACCAGCACGGAGCCAATATTGTTCAGTCTGATCAATATACCATGGATCCGGAAGGCGGTATGTTCTTCATGCGTATTGAATTTGACCTTTCTGATCTAGATCAGAAATTCGTTGAATTGAAAGGAAAGTTTCAAGAAGTTGCTACTAAATTTGCGATGAATTGGCAAATTCATAATGTAAGCCGCAAGAAGAGAATGGCTATCTTTGTTTCGAAAGAAGATCATTGCTTAGTTGAATTGCTTTGGCAATGGCAGGCTGGTGACCTTGATGGTGAGATTGCGATGGTTATTAGCAATCATCCTGATATGAAGGACTATGTAGAATCATTCGGTATTCCATATCACATGATTCCAGTAACAGCAGATACGAAGAAAGAAGCGGAACAACGGCAATTAGAAGTAATTGGTGATGATATTGATGTGATCATTCTGGCTCGGTATATGCAGATTATCTCTCCAACATTTATTCAACGCTATCGAAATCGAATTATCAATATTCACCACTCTTTCTTGCCTGCGTTTGTTGGTGGTAAACCTTATGCACAGGCTTATCAGCGTGGTGTGAAGATTATCGGAGCAACGGCGCATTACGTGACAGAAGAGCTTGATGGTGGACCGATTATTGAACAGGATGTACAACGCGTAAGTCATCGTGATGATGTCAGAGAGTTGAAGAGAATAGGTCGGACGATTGAGCGTGTAGTGTTAGCAAGGGCAGTGAAATGGCATATTGAAGACCGAATTTTAGTACATGAGAACAAAACGGTTGTATTTAATTAA
- a CDS encoding deoxyribonuclease IV, translating into MLKIGSHVSFSDKGLLSAANEANQYGSSSFMIYTGAPQNTRRKPIESMYLEEGKEQMLKNGVDEIIVHAPYIVNLGSYKPNTYELGVSFLQEEIRRTHAIGVKNIVLHPGAYTDMDADYGIQRIADGLNEVLDGTNETGVNIALETMAGKGTEIGRSFEELAQIIDKVKHNERLTICVDTCHIHDAGYDIVGDLDGVLEEFDRIIGLSRIGVIHLNDSKNPRGAGKDRHTPVGSGFIGFDTINSVVHHEKLQGLPFILETPWIGKDAKKQRPMYEIEIAMLRGNVEERFGATFLKEVNELGSFFDSKQINSREFILDTWNLLKNDAKAKKADPREPLERLYDMIMEDNLFSDISEEGVNQRIVAWLAGRIS; encoded by the coding sequence ATGTTGAAAATTGGATCTCATGTGTCTTTTTCGGACAAGGGCCTACTAAGTGCTGCCAATGAAGCCAATCAATATGGTTCTAGTTCGTTTATGATATATACAGGTGCACCACAGAATACACGCCGTAAACCGATTGAATCCATGTATCTTGAAGAAGGCAAGGAACAAATGTTAAAGAACGGTGTAGATGAAATTATTGTTCATGCACCTTATATTGTTAATTTAGGATCTTACAAACCTAATACATATGAGCTTGGGGTAAGCTTCCTACAGGAAGAAATCCGTCGTACTCATGCGATTGGTGTGAAGAATATTGTATTACATCCAGGAGCATATACAGATATGGATGCTGATTATGGCATTCAACGTATTGCGGATGGATTGAATGAGGTGCTGGATGGCACGAATGAGACAGGTGTGAATATTGCATTAGAGACTATGGCTGGTAAAGGAACCGAAATTGGGCGTAGCTTCGAGGAATTAGCCCAAATTATTGATAAAGTGAAACATAATGAACGGCTTACGATCTGTGTAGATACATGCCACATTCATGATGCCGGTTACGACATTGTTGGAGATTTAGACGGTGTACTAGAGGAATTCGATCGAATTATTGGGCTATCACGCATTGGAGTGATCCATTTAAATGATAGCAAGAATCCACGAGGCGCAGGTAAAGACCGTCATACTCCTGTGGGAAGTGGATTTATCGGATTCGATACCATTAATTCCGTGGTTCATCATGAGAAATTACAGGGGTTGCCTTTTATACTAGAGACTCCATGGATCGGTAAAGATGCTAAAAAACAACGTCCAATGTATGAGATTGAAATAGCTATGCTAAGAGGCAATGTAGAAGAAAGATTTGGTGCTACTTTTCTGAAAGAAGTCAATGAGCTTGGTTCTTTCTTTGATAGTAAACAAATCAATTCCCGGGAGTTTATTCTAGATACTTGGAATTTGCTTAAGAATGACGCAAAGGCTAAAAAAGCCGATCCTCGTGAGCCTCTAGAGCGCCTTTATGACATGATTATGGAGGATAATCTTTTCTCTGATATAAGTGAAGAAGGCGTAAACCAACGGATTGTTGCCTGGTTAGCAGGACGTATATCTTGA
- a CDS encoding DUF2621 domain-containing protein: MNTLITVNLLTSNNPNRWFMNSIAFWTVVMLGAMCIGGFFMFRKFLKVLPQADGKSKLDWQNYWVERSRPLWTDESKALLDTLVSPVPTTFRDIAKHSIAAEIGKIAVESEASEVTRDHCIRGYIVATPKRDYKFLIKFLTKNEIDYKPYEHLLNR, encoded by the coding sequence ATGAATACTCTAATAACGGTCAATTTATTAACGAGTAACAATCCGAACAGATGGTTTATGAACTCGATTGCTTTCTGGACTGTGGTGATGTTGGGAGCCATGTGCATTGGGGGCTTCTTCATGTTCCGTAAGTTTCTAAAAGTTCTTCCGCAAGCAGATGGTAAGTCCAAGCTAGATTGGCAGAATTATTGGGTAGAACGAAGTCGTCCTCTGTGGACCGATGAATCGAAAGCACTTTTAGATACATTAGTTAGTCCAGTTCCCACAACATTTCGTGATATTGCTAAACACTCTATCGCAGCTGAGATTGGTAAGATTGCCGTTGAAAGTGAGGCATCTGAAGTCACAAGAGACCACTGTATCCGAGGATACATTGTCGCTACACCTAAACGAGATTATAAATTTTTAATCAAGTTTTTAACAAAAAATGAGATAGATTATAAACCTTACGAACATCTATTGAATAGATAA
- a CDS encoding TIGR01777 family oxidoreductase, producing MRIAICGGTGFIGKALQKHWLNEGHHLLIITRRIPSQATAAKQAQIEYITWEQLDHSPFLLKNLDALVNLAGASLSQRWTTKAKKRIIESRLNTVSAVSKLISQMKNKPAVVIQASAIAIYGTSTNETFEETSITRVMDFPSGVVQEWENAADTIQGVRLVKLRVSVVLGHDGGAYPLMKLPFMLGVGGRIGSGQQWMSWIHITDMVRLIDFCIHHQHIDGPVNAATPYPVTNDQFGRTVAAIYNRPYWFPLPSFLLKAAVGELSLILLQGQRVLPSKPIKYGFEFHYPELKAALQDLK from the coding sequence ATGAGGATTGCCATTTGTGGTGGGACGGGATTTATTGGAAAAGCATTGCAAAAACATTGGCTCAATGAAGGTCACCACCTGCTAATTATCACGCGGAGGATACCTTCTCAAGCTACCGCAGCGAAACAAGCTCAAATAGAGTACATTACTTGGGAGCAATTAGATCATAGCCCTTTCTTACTAAAGAACTTAGATGCACTCGTAAACTTAGCAGGGGCCTCTCTCAGCCAAAGATGGACAACTAAGGCTAAGAAACGGATTATCGAATCACGTCTAAACACAGTCTCAGCAGTCAGCAAGCTAATCTCGCAAATGAAGAACAAACCTGCTGTCGTGATTCAGGCTTCAGCCATAGCCATCTACGGAACGTCTACGAATGAAACATTCGAAGAAACTTCAATTACGCGTGTTATGGACTTCCCATCTGGTGTAGTTCAAGAATGGGAGAATGCCGCTGACACTATTCAAGGTGTTCGATTAGTGAAGCTTCGGGTGAGTGTTGTGCTTGGTCATGATGGTGGTGCTTATCCGCTAATGAAGCTCCCTTTCATGCTGGGAGTGGGAGGGAGAATAGGTAGTGGTCAGCAATGGATGTCTTGGATTCATATTACAGATATGGTGAGATTAATTGATTTCTGCATCCACCATCAACACATCGATGGTCCTGTTAATGCCGCTACACCTTATCCTGTTACGAACGACCAATTCGGTAGAACTGTCGCAGCTATCTACAATCGTCCCTATTGGTTCCCCCTTCCGAGCTTTCTACTCAAAGCAGCTGTTGGGGAATTATCACTAATTCTTCTACAAGGACAACGAGTCCTTCCTAGCAAACCTATTAAGTATGGATTTGAATTTCATTATCCAGAGTTAAAGGCTGCTCTTCAAGACCTTAAGTGA